The Shewanella sp. MTB7 genome includes a window with the following:
- a CDS encoding phage/plasmid replication protein, II/X family, which translates to MNDFQALRIPFLDKHVLTTLSQDKFVSFVNMDDCAKAGLNVAPRSILRNDDGTYEIQDLMHPWDSIPSSYTGIAFKVYQGGGFRDCPCVELKASPAKLIQGHNVYGSESFELGVRTILRCLTSSLPEFSKMLDFEQAVLFRADATYSIQLPTSDCLASALDSIANFSNRYLRPSRDGDYETTIYFNRERGNSNTGRASSLCIYSKLDEVIHQLMNLKAKQKKERTNIYDPVIEQLESDDLQNFATNRLRFESRCCVRMFERLGIPLLVKDLLSFISAYESEKGLGSFCRYIWEEAMKDMLSAIEGQEITVIHDAKVKKLLHTEYDTITKTGRLRKAKAVRLFGFYRRLCTEGYKKVKRTMGITGKSSFYSHCNMLMSVGMSKFQLQNLHKDETLPLVHLLKFDFDKQRPASYVEPEMPCANLSYSEFLVALVEPDIFENPDLLTPERRLAIQLDQLGLQSSFVSGLKAGRSVRLNESESLSLAFFDDGDFRLVSNSDLWESKQKLERIRKAFKGESPNGFTCSDIHKTTISKG; encoded by the coding sequence TTGAACGACTTCCAAGCACTTCGCATACCATTTTTAGACAAGCATGTTTTGACTACTCTTAGCCAAGACAAGTTTGTTTCATTTGTAAATATGGATGATTGCGCTAAAGCTGGTTTGAATGTCGCTCCTCGCTCAATTCTTCGAAATGATGATGGTACTTATGAAATTCAGGATCTAATGCATCCGTGGGACTCAATCCCGTCAAGTTACACAGGCATTGCGTTTAAGGTCTATCAAGGTGGTGGGTTTAGAGATTGCCCATGTGTCGAGCTTAAAGCCAGTCCCGCTAAGCTTATTCAGGGGCATAACGTGTATGGGTCTGAAAGTTTTGAACTTGGTGTTCGTACTATTCTTAGGTGTTTGACTAGCTCATTGCCTGAGTTTTCCAAAATGCTGGACTTTGAACAAGCTGTATTGTTTCGCGCTGATGCAACTTACAGTATCCAACTCCCGACAAGTGATTGTTTGGCTTCTGCTCTCGATTCAATTGCTAACTTCTCTAATCGTTATCTACGTCCAAGCCGTGATGGAGACTACGAAACAACCATTTATTTTAATCGTGAACGTGGAAACTCTAATACTGGCAGGGCTTCAAGTCTTTGCATCTATTCAAAGCTAGACGAAGTAATTCATCAGCTTATGAATCTTAAGGCTAAGCAGAAAAAAGAGCGTACCAATATTTACGATCCTGTCATTGAACAGCTTGAGTCTGATGATCTACAAAATTTTGCAACTAACCGCTTGAGATTTGAATCACGTTGCTGTGTTCGCATGTTTGAGCGTTTAGGTATTCCACTTTTAGTTAAAGATCTCCTTTCTTTCATTTCAGCATATGAGTCTGAAAAAGGGCTAGGTTCTTTCTGTCGCTACATCTGGGAAGAGGCCATGAAAGATATGCTGTCCGCGATTGAAGGGCAGGAAATAACCGTTATACATGACGCTAAAGTTAAAAAATTACTGCATACAGAGTACGACACGATCACAAAGACGGGGAGACTGCGAAAGGCTAAAGCTGTGCGTCTCTTTGGGTTTTATCGTCGTCTATGTACTGAGGGGTACAAAAAAGTGAAGAGAACAATGGGTATAACAGGTAAAAGCTCATTTTACAGTCATTGCAATATGTTGATGTCTGTCGGAATGAGTAAATTTCAATTACAAAACTTACATAAAGATGAAACGCTTCCTTTGGTTCATTTGTTGAAGTTTGATTTTGATAAACAGCGTCCAGCCTCTTATGTAGAGCCTGAAATGCCTTGCGCCAACCTTTCTTATTCTGAGTTTTTAGTTGCCCTTGTAGAGCCTGACATTTTTGAAAATCCTGACTTGTTAACACCTGAGCGTAGATTAGCAATTCAGTTGGATCAATTAGGACTTCAATCCTCATTTGTCTCTGGTCTTAAAGCTGGCCGCTCTGTTCGCCTTAATGAATCTGAGTCTTTATCTCTGGCGTTCTTTGATGATGGAGACTTTAGGCTCGTTTCAAATTCCGATTTGTGGGAGTCAAAACAGAAATTAGAAAGGATCAGAAAAGCGTTTAAGGGTGAATCCCCCAACGGGTTCACATGTTCAGATATTCACAAAACAACCATTAGTAAGGGGTAG